A section of the Hevea brasiliensis isolate MT/VB/25A 57/8 chromosome 17, ASM3005281v1, whole genome shotgun sequence genome encodes:
- the LOC131169117 gene encoding transcription factor bHLH126-like: MFPLHQGNELCFQISSNAPHKIPQDIILPHPVLYGSPDLTDDLGKSRRRKSISMDNDETARDNGNNKKKLLHRDIERQRRQEMATLYASLRSLLPLEHIKGKRSISDHMNEAVNYIKHLQKRIKELDAKKNELKQKTNFRDIPLQSSGSSSNCSPSTGVIIRPNLGGMEIVFSSGFREQDLTLSGALQLLLEAELSVVNCVSTKVNERLFHTVQAEVKDSACLNLSGLQQKLNPLVP; the protein is encoded by the exons ATGTTTCCTTTACACCAAGGCAATGAGCTGTGCTTCCAGATTTCTTCTAATGCTCCCCACAAAATCCCACAAGATATAATTCTCCCTCACCCTGTACTCTATGGCAGTCCTGATTTAACAGATGACTTGGGAAAAAGTAGGCGGCGAAAATCCATTTCTATGGACAATGATGAGACTGCTAGGGATAACGGTAATAATAAGAAGAAGTTATTGCACAGGGATATTGAACGCCAAAGGAGGCAGGAAATGGCCACCCTTTATGCATCCCTTCGATCTTTACTCCCTCTTGAACATATCAAG GGAAAGCGTTCAATATCTGATCACATGAACGAGGCTGTGAATTATATAAAGCACCTGCAGAAGAGGATCAAAGAACTAGATGCCAAGAAGAATGAGTTAAAGCAGAAGACTAATTTTAGAGATATTCCCCTACAAAGTAGCGGAAGTTCAAGCAACTGTTCCCCAAGTACGGGAGTCATAATCCGGCCTAATTTGGGTGGCATGGAGATTGTGTTCAGCAGTGGCTTTAGGGAGCAAGATTTGACACTATCAGGAGCACTGCAACTACTCCTTGAAGCTGAGCTTTCTGTAGTTAACTGTGTTTCCACCAAAGTGAATGAAAGGTTATTTCACACCGTCCAGGCTGAG GTGAAAGATTCAGCTTGCTTAAATCTATCCGGGCTGCAGCAGAAATTAAACCCGCTTGTCCCTTGA